Below is a window of Quercus robur chromosome 6, dhQueRobu3.1, whole genome shotgun sequence DNA.
ACAAAATGTTGATGCGGTATTTGACTtagactaaaatatttttattttaaaaattatggacACATGGCATGTAAGTATTGGGacatgtgaaaataatattataataagatgaaattaaccttagtatgatacaaaacaaaatccTCAATCCAGCTatctcaactggtaaagtctctgatggttgaataaagagctatcatcatgAACAGACcccataggttgaaattctctttaaaaaaaaaaaaaaaaaatccccaatcaTCTGTTAGGGCTTAGAATTTTACTCTAAAGTCCCTACTCACTAGTCACTAGAAACCCCAAATCATCTACCCCAGTTTGTGCAAGTCATCAACAAGTGACCAACAAACGAAACATGAGTGAGAGAGTGGAGTGGTCGGAACTTCCCGAGTCACTGTTACCAACGATCGGCGAATCCCTCGATACCCGCATCGAAAATCTTCGATTCCGCAGTGTCTGTACATCATGGCGCTCCTCTACCCCTCCCTTTGACTCCATCTCTCCTCGTCGATTCCCTCTCGATCTCTCTAtccctttccctttcccttCAATAGATTTCGCGGATGATTACTACTATGACTGTCTCACTCTCTTCAAAAGAAAATGCACTCTCCGCCAAAGCATTCTCTATCGTCTACAAAGGCTACATCCCTCACCTTCTGATAAGGCCTGGTTGATCGAGGTTGAAGGCCGCAAACTGTGTCTTTTCGATCCACTCTCCAAACATCGACAAAGGTATGAGCTCCCCAACAACTTCAATTTATTGGACTTCCAGCACCTCGAATTAACTAGAGCCTATTCGCTTAAAATGCATCCAGACCTCTATGATTTTGGCTTTGCTCACAAAGTTGTGATGTACCCCAATTCGCCTTCTATCAAATTAAACGACTTTCACGTTTTTGTCATCCATGAATTTGACTTTGGTCAATACCGTCTATTACGCCACGCAAAATGTGGGGACGAGAATTGGACCACTGTTGGTGAGGGCACACaagattttgatgatgttattgtGTATGAGGGCCGATTCTACGTGGTTGATCAATCTGGAATAGTTTATAGGATCAATGTTTCGTCGTTGGAGTTGCAACTGTTATATCCTCGGATACCTGATGGTGAGTTGGGTACAATGAAGTATTTGGTGGAGTCGGGTGGAGCTCTCTATGTTGTTGATAAGTACGACAAAGGGAGAGTTCGTTTCAATGTTTATAAGCTGAATGAAGAGCCAGATGGGAGTTTTGTATGGGATTTAATGGAAAGCTTGGGTGATCGAGCTTTTATTTTAGGTCATGATTGTTCGCTTTCTGTTTCGGCTGGAGAGTTTTTCGGATACGAGGGGAATTGCATTTACTTCACTCACCATAATCAAGCTCATGTTTTCAAGCTAGAGGATGACAGCATTGCCAATCTAGATATTTGAAGGTCAGCAATCCACCCTGGACTCTCGCTTGTTCTACTTGGGTACATATTTATCTTGTGACTATCAATGTTTTAGCTCCT
It encodes the following:
- the LOC126690481 gene encoding F-box protein At4g35733-like; this translates as MSERVEWSELPESLLPTIGESLDTRIENLRFRSVCTSWRSSTPPFDSISPRRFPLDLSIPFPFPSIDFADDYYYDCLTLFKRKCTLRQSILYRLQRLHPSPSDKAWLIEVEGRKLCLFDPLSKHRQRYELPNNFNLLDFQHLELTRAYSLKMHPDLYDFGFAHKVVMYPNSPSIKLNDFHVFVIHEFDFGQYRLLRHAKCGDENWTTVGEGTQDFDDVIVYEGRFYVVDQSGIVYRINVSSLELQLLYPRIPDGELGTMKYLVESGGALYVVDKYDKGRVRFNVYKLNEEPDGSFVWDLMESLGDRAFILGHDCSLSVSAGEFFGYEGNCIYFTHHNQAHVFKLEDDSIANLDI